Proteins encoded by one window of Companilactobacillus ginsenosidimutans:
- a CDS encoding DEAD/DEAH box helicase yields MTKFSQYNFNDAINKSLAEINFEEPTEVQEAVIPLVNKKKDVIVQSMTGSGKTHAFLLPIMNSITKEPTVQALIATPSRELAYQIYEDTQAILKNYDEDYNAFIFVGGTDKQRQQRKLNAHQPQIAIGTPGRLWDLIKENDLHVENVERFVVDEADMTLDMGFLDDVINIAAKMPEHHETAVFSATIPQKLEPFLQKYLTGPKKVEIKNSHVISKSVDNWLMFTHGRDKKALIYKLMTIGEPYMVLVFANTKKTVDEIYDYLKNQGLKVARLHGGLTPRERKRVMKQIENMDYQFVVATDLAARGIDITGVSHVINAEIPDDLEFFIHRVGRTGRNGMSGTAITLYNPGEENKIDEIEKMGIKFNPKELKNDEIVDGYERDRRGQRHASTEKLDPKLVGFVKKQKVKKKPGYKKKIKSAISTEKRQQKKIQNRQAQRDLRKARKNKSSY; encoded by the coding sequence ATGACAAAATTTTCGCAATACAACTTTAATGATGCAATTAACAAATCATTAGCTGAAATAAATTTTGAAGAGCCAACAGAAGTTCAAGAAGCTGTTATTCCGTTGGTTAATAAGAAAAAAGATGTAATTGTTCAATCTATGACTGGATCTGGTAAGACACATGCGTTCTTATTGCCAATCATGAATTCAATTACTAAGGAACCAACTGTTCAAGCATTAATTGCCACACCTAGTAGAGAGCTTGCCTACCAAATATATGAGGATACACAAGCTATTCTGAAAAACTATGATGAGGACTATAATGCCTTTATTTTCGTTGGTGGAACTGATAAGCAACGTCAACAGAGAAAACTGAATGCTCATCAACCTCAAATAGCTATCGGAACTCCTGGTAGACTTTGGGACTTAATCAAGGAAAATGATCTTCATGTTGAAAATGTTGAGCGTTTCGTAGTCGATGAAGCTGATATGACACTAGATATGGGATTCTTGGACGACGTAATCAACATTGCCGCCAAGATGCCGGAACACCACGAAACTGCTGTGTTCTCAGCAACCATCCCTCAAAAACTTGAACCATTCTTACAGAAATATCTGACTGGCCCTAAGAAAGTTGAAATTAAGAACAGCCATGTTATTTCAAAAAGTGTTGATAATTGGTTAATGTTCACCCACGGACGTGATAAGAAAGCTCTTATTTACAAGTTGATGACTATTGGTGAGCCTTACATGGTATTAGTTTTCGCCAATACTAAGAAGACTGTCGACGAGATTTATGACTACTTGAAGAATCAAGGACTTAAGGTTGCTCGTCTTCATGGTGGATTAACGCCTCGTGAGAGAAAACGTGTTATGAAGCAAATTGAAAACATGGATTATCAATTTGTCGTGGCAACTGATTTAGCTGCACGAGGAATTGATATCACTGGTGTCTCACATGTTATTAATGCAGAAATTCCAGATGACCTTGAATTCTTTATTCACCGTGTTGGTCGTACAGGTAGAAATGGTATGTCGGGTACTGCCATTACCTTGTATAACCCTGGTGAAGAAAATAAGATTGATGAAATCGAAAAGATGGGTATCAAATTTAACCCTAAAGAGTTGAAGAATGATGAAATTGTTGATGGATATGAACGTGACCGTCGTGGACAACGTCATGCATCAACCGAAAAGCTTGATCCAAAACTAGTTGGTTTTGTTAAAAAACAAAAGGTTAAGAAGAAGCCAGGATATAAGAAAAAGATCAAGTCTGCTATTTCAACTGAGAAGCGTCAACAAAAGAAAATTCAAAATCGTCAAGCTCAACGTGATTTGAGAAAAGCCCGTAAAAATAAGTCTAGCTACTAG
- the alaS gene encoding alanine--tRNA ligase, producing MKNLSSSEIRQMFLDFFQSKGHTIEPSASLVPNDDPTLLWVNSGVATLKKYFDGSVIPKNPRITNAQKCIRTNDIENVGKTARHQTFFEMLGNFSVGDYFKKEVIPWAFEFLTSPEWIGMDPEKLYITTYPKDTDTQKLWIETGIDPKHIFKVEDNFWDIGEGPCGPDSEIFYDRGQSFNNLAEDDPESYPGGENERWLEVWNIVFSELNHLPSGKYVEQPHKNIDTGMGLERLVSVIQGTKTNFETDLFMPIIEHVESLSDGRKYDTNEADDVSFKIIADHARTVSFAVGDGALPSNEGRGYVIRRLIRRAVLNGKKLGIDGPFLYKLVPIVGKIMESYYPEVSQQQDFIAKTIEVEEKRFSETLNDGLGLLNGVIDDLKKKNEKVIDGESAFKLFDTYGFPLELTVEYAHDEGLSVDEDGFKHNMELQRERARGARGDLQSMGMQDETLMEIKTPSEFVGYDNDEIQATLKDIIVNDEIVDSVSMTAQKAQLIFDKTPFYAEMGGQVADIGNIYDKNNNQVAEVIDVQHAPNGQNIHLVNVISELDVNEEYTLKINVDFREKVRHNHTATHLLDQALRDVVGPRTHQAGSLVEPGYLRFDFNSNESLNPEQIAQLEKIVNEKIWAAIPVETEVLPIEEAKKKKGAIAMFSEKYGDVVRVVEVDDYSTEFCGGTHVRNTAEIGLFKITSESAVGSGVRRIDAVTGEEAFEYLNDQLNELKATAVNMKVNQLKDVAARAEQLVAENKKLARDNQNLKVQLTSQKSAEVFDKVEDINGLKVITNVIAADDMSTLRQLADKWKSENKSDVLVLGAGSGDKANLVVSVNKDGQAAGIKAGDLIKQIAKEIQGGGGGRPDMAQAGGKNPDGLTKALQLAKDIIKNN from the coding sequence ATGAAGAATTTATCAAGTTCAGAAATTAGACAAATGTTTTTAGACTTTTTTCAATCAAAAGGTCACACAATTGAACCTAGTGCATCACTAGTACCAAATGATGATCCAACTTTATTGTGGGTTAATTCTGGTGTTGCCACATTAAAGAAGTATTTTGATGGTTCAGTTATTCCAAAGAATCCAAGAATTACTAACGCACAAAAATGTATCAGAACTAATGATATCGAAAACGTTGGTAAAACAGCTCGTCACCAAACTTTTTTTGAAATGTTAGGTAACTTTTCTGTTGGTGATTATTTCAAGAAAGAAGTAATTCCTTGGGCATTTGAATTTCTAACAAGTCCTGAATGGATTGGTATGGATCCCGAAAAGCTTTATATCACAACTTATCCAAAAGATACTGACACTCAAAAATTATGGATTGAAACAGGTATTGATCCTAAACATATCTTTAAAGTAGAAGATAACTTCTGGGATATCGGTGAAGGCCCTTGTGGTCCTGATTCAGAGATTTTCTATGATCGTGGTCAATCCTTCAACAACCTTGCTGAAGATGACCCAGAGAGCTATCCAGGTGGAGAAAACGAAAGATGGCTTGAAGTTTGGAACATTGTTTTCTCAGAATTAAACCACTTACCTTCAGGTAAGTATGTTGAGCAACCACATAAAAACATTGATACGGGGATGGGTCTTGAAAGACTTGTTTCAGTAATTCAAGGCACTAAAACAAACTTTGAGACTGACTTATTCATGCCAATTATTGAACACGTTGAAAGTTTAAGCGACGGTCGCAAATACGATACAAATGAAGCTGACGATGTTTCATTTAAAATTATTGCTGATCACGCAAGAACTGTTTCATTCGCTGTCGGTGACGGTGCACTTCCTTCAAACGAAGGTCGCGGATATGTTATTCGTCGTTTGATCAGACGTGCCGTTCTAAATGGTAAAAAATTGGGCATTGATGGACCATTCTTATACAAACTAGTTCCAATTGTTGGTAAAATCATGGAAAGTTATTATCCAGAAGTTAGCCAACAACAAGACTTTATTGCCAAGACAATTGAAGTAGAAGAAAAGCGTTTCTCTGAAACATTGAACGATGGTCTTGGATTATTGAATGGTGTAATCGATGATCTTAAAAAGAAGAATGAAAAAGTTATCGATGGCGAGAGTGCTTTCAAGCTATTCGATACTTACGGCTTTCCTCTAGAATTGACAGTTGAGTATGCCCATGATGAAGGTCTATCTGTTGATGAGGATGGATTCAAGCACAACATGGAATTACAAAGAGAGCGTGCTCGTGGAGCTCGTGGCGATTTGCAATCAATGGGTATGCAAGATGAAACATTAATGGAAATCAAGACTCCAAGTGAATTCGTTGGATATGACAATGATGAAATTCAAGCAACACTAAAGGATATTATTGTAAACGATGAAATTGTCGATTCAGTTTCAATGACAGCACAAAAAGCTCAATTGATTTTTGACAAGACTCCTTTCTATGCTGAAATGGGTGGTCAAGTAGCCGATATTGGTAATATTTACGACAAAAATAATAATCAAGTTGCTGAAGTTATAGACGTTCAACACGCTCCAAACGGACAAAATATTCACTTGGTAAACGTTATTTCAGAACTAGATGTCAATGAAGAGTATACTTTGAAAATCAACGTTGATTTTCGTGAGAAAGTTCGTCACAATCACACTGCTACTCACTTGTTAGATCAAGCTTTACGTGACGTTGTCGGACCAAGAACACATCAAGCTGGTTCTTTAGTTGAACCTGGATATTTACGTTTTGATTTCAACAGTAATGAAAGTTTGAATCCTGAACAAATTGCTCAACTTGAAAAGATTGTAAATGAAAAGATTTGGGCTGCTATTCCAGTTGAAACTGAAGTATTACCAATTGAAGAAGCCAAGAAGAAAAAGGGTGCCATTGCCATGTTTAGTGAAAAATATGGTGACGTTGTCCGTGTTGTTGAAGTTGATGACTATTCAACAGAATTCTGTGGTGGTACTCATGTTAGAAATACTGCAGAAATTGGTCTATTCAAAATAACTTCAGAGTCAGCTGTTGGTTCAGGTGTACGTAGAATTGATGCAGTTACTGGCGAAGAAGCTTTTGAATACTTGAATGACCAACTAAATGAATTAAAAGCAACTGCTGTAAATATGAAAGTTAACCAACTTAAAGATGTTGCTGCACGTGCCGAACAATTAGTTGCTGAAAATAAGAAACTTGCCAGAGATAATCAGAACTTGAAAGTTCAACTTACTAGCCAAAAATCAGCTGAAGTATTCGATAAGGTTGAAGATATTAACGGATTGAAGGTTATTACAAATGTGATAGCTGCTGATGATATGTCAACTTTGAGACAATTAGCTGACAAATGGAAGAGTGAGAACAAATCTGATGTCCTAGTACTTGGTGCTGGTTCAGGTGATAAAGCTAATCTAGTTGTCTCAGTAAACAAAGATGGACAAGCTGCAGGTATTAAGGCTGGAGATTTGATCAAACAAATTGCTAAAGAGATTCAAGGTGGCGGTGGTGGCCGTCCAGATATGGCTCAAGCCGGCGGTAAAAACCCTGATGGTCTTACAAAAGCATTACAATTAGCTAAAGATATTATTAAAAATAATTAA
- the tgt gene encoding tRNA guanosine(34) transglycosylase Tgt, whose translation MPNPAVKYTLLKKEKHTGARLGLIETPHGTFETPMFMPVGTEATVKNMAPEDLEKIGATIILSNTYHLWLRPGEDIVKEAGGLHKFMNWNKGILTDSGGFQVFSLAKTRDITEAGVHFRNHLNGRREFLSPEKAIQIENDLGPDIMMSLDECPPFFESYDYIKDSVARTSRWAERGLQAHRNPDWQALFGIVQGAGYEDLRKQSAQDLVSMDFPGYSIGGLSVGESKEEMNHVLDFTTPMLPENKPRYLMGVGSADALIDGVIRGIDMFDCVLPTRIARNGTCMTTHGRLVVKNAKYARDFRPIDEDCDCYVCRNYTRAYIRHLINANELFGTHLTSYHNLYFLLKLMADVRQSIKDDNLLEFREHVFEQYGFNKKNAKNF comes from the coding sequence ATGCCAAACCCAGCAGTAAAATACACACTACTAAAAAAAGAAAAGCATACCGGAGCCAGACTAGGCTTAATCGAAACTCCACATGGAACTTTCGAAACACCAATGTTCATGCCAGTAGGAACAGAAGCAACAGTTAAAAATATGGCCCCAGAAGATCTAGAAAAAATTGGTGCCACGATTATCCTTTCTAATACATATCATCTATGGTTAAGACCAGGTGAAGATATAGTTAAAGAAGCTGGTGGCCTGCACAAATTTATGAACTGGAACAAAGGTATTCTAACTGACTCAGGTGGTTTCCAAGTATTCTCATTGGCAAAAACAAGAGATATCACCGAAGCTGGTGTGCATTTCAGAAATCATTTGAACGGTAGAAGAGAGTTTCTCTCACCTGAAAAAGCCATTCAAATTGAAAATGATCTTGGTCCAGATATTATGATGAGTTTGGATGAATGCCCACCATTTTTCGAAAGTTATGATTACATCAAGGATTCAGTAGCCAGAACAAGTCGCTGGGCAGAGCGTGGATTACAAGCTCATAGAAATCCTGATTGGCAAGCACTGTTTGGAATTGTTCAAGGAGCTGGATATGAGGACTTACGTAAACAAAGTGCCCAAGATCTCGTCAGCATGGATTTCCCAGGATATTCAATTGGCGGATTATCTGTTGGAGAGTCTAAAGAGGAAATGAACCATGTCCTAGATTTCACTACACCAATGTTGCCAGAGAACAAACCTCGTTACTTAATGGGTGTTGGTTCAGCTGATGCATTGATAGATGGAGTAATTCGTGGAATCGACATGTTCGATTGCGTGCTACCAACCAGAATTGCCAGAAATGGTACATGTATGACAACTCATGGACGATTAGTCGTTAAAAATGCCAAGTACGCCCGTGATTTCAGACCAATTGATGAAGATTGTGACTGCTATGTATGTCGCAATTACACACGTGCATATATCAGACACTTAATTAATGCTAATGAATTATTTGGTACTCATCTAACTAGTTACCATAATTTATACTTCCTACTCAAGTTAATGGCAGATGTTCGTCAATCGATTAAAGATGATAATTTATTAGAATTCAGAGAACATGTCTTCGAACAATATGGCTTTAACAAGAAAAATGCAAAAAACTTCTAA
- the queA gene encoding tRNA preQ1(34) S-adenosylmethionine ribosyltransferase-isomerase QueA, with protein sequence MTLTTEDFDYNLPEELIAQTPIKDRDHSRLLVLDHESGKYEDKHFYDILDYLNPGDALVMNNSRVLPARLYGTKEGSEGHEEVLLLNNTEGDKWEVLMKPAKRAHPGTVVTFGDGQLKATVLEDLEHGGKIIEFHYDGIFLEILEALGEMPLPPYIKEKLDDPDRYQTVYAKENGSAAAPTAGLHWTKDLLEKVQEKGVKLVYLTLHVGLGTFRPVTESDISKHVMHSEFYRLDEDSAKTLNEVRKNGGKIVATGTTSIRTLETIGTKFNGEIKPDSGWTDIFIKPGYQWKVVDEFITNFHLPKSTLVMLVAAFTGRENILNAYQHAIDEKYRFFSFGDAMFIK encoded by the coding sequence ATGACTTTAACGACTGAAGATTTTGATTACAATCTACCCGAAGAATTAATTGCACAAACTCCAATTAAAGATCGTGATCACTCGCGGCTATTAGTTTTGGACCACGAGTCTGGAAAATACGAAGACAAACATTTCTATGACATTTTGGATTATTTGAATCCTGGGGATGCGTTAGTTATGAACAATTCACGTGTTTTGCCAGCTAGATTGTATGGTACAAAAGAGGGTTCAGAAGGTCACGAAGAGGTATTGTTGTTGAATAATACAGAAGGTGACAAGTGGGAAGTATTAATGAAACCTGCTAAACGTGCACATCCAGGAACTGTTGTTACATTCGGTGATGGTCAATTAAAGGCAACAGTTCTAGAGGACTTGGAACATGGTGGAAAGATTATTGAATTCCATTATGATGGAATTTTCTTGGAAATTTTGGAAGCATTAGGTGAAATGCCATTACCTCCATACATCAAAGAGAAACTAGATGACCCAGATCGTTATCAAACCGTTTATGCAAAAGAAAATGGTTCAGCAGCAGCACCAACAGCAGGATTACACTGGACAAAGGATCTACTAGAAAAAGTTCAAGAAAAAGGCGTTAAATTAGTCTACTTAACACTTCATGTGGGACTAGGAACATTTAGACCAGTAACAGAATCAGACATCAGTAAACATGTCATGCATTCAGAATTTTACAGATTAGACGAAGACTCAGCCAAAACATTAAATGAAGTAAGAAAAAATGGTGGCAAAATAGTAGCCACCGGAACAACATCAATTAGAACCCTAGAAACAATCGGAACAAAGTTTAATGGAGAAATAAAACCAGACAGTGGTTGGACAGATATCTTCATCAAACCAGGATACCAATGGAAAGTAGTCGACGAATTCATCACAAACTTCCATTTACCAAAATCAACACTAGTCATGTTAGTCGCCGCATTTACAGGACGTGAGAATATTCTCAATGCTTATCAACACGCGATAGATGAGAAGTATCGGTTCTTTAGTTTCGGAGATGCAATGTTTATCAAGTAA
- the zwf gene encoding glucose-6-phosphate dehydrogenase encodes MATEKSAVFIIFGGSGDLAHRKLYPAMYSLYKTGVLKDHFAVIGTARRPWSDDYYRSTVIDSLKDFDNDEKAMEDFSKHFFYQSHDVNDSDHYIALKKLASKLDDQFDTGHNRVYYMAIAPRFFGTVAEHINSEGLKTDGYNRLVIEKPFGRSYDSALELNNSLTKTFSESEIYRMDHYLGKYMVQQLTQIRLKNKQFEKSLNKKYISNIQVTLSESLGVEDRGGYYETAGVLRDMVQNHIMQIIGAVAMDEPAKLDSESIHEVKRDVFDSLQDLTPEEVDQNFVRGQYDEDITGSKKAYRDEDNVDPKSNIETFVAGKILLDSERWENVPFYVRSGKRMPAKSSRIDIVYNDSATELGLNPNTTVTFLIEPENGSSILVNGIDYQESNQSLIKFPEKPNYFDHEREAYESLMIDILDGNKIHFTLWDELQNAWKYVDVIRNQWDNETPDFPNYMSNTMGPDAASELLERDGNSWTWDD; translated from the coding sequence ATGGCAACTGAAAAATCAGCGGTGTTTATTATTTTTGGAGGTTCAGGGGACCTCGCCCACAGAAAACTTTATCCTGCCATGTACAGCCTATACAAGACAGGAGTATTAAAAGATCATTTTGCTGTAATCGGGACAGCAAGAAGACCTTGGAGTGACGATTATTACCGTTCAACAGTAATTGACTCATTGAAGGATTTTGACAATGATGAAAAAGCCATGGAAGACTTTTCAAAACACTTTTTCTATCAATCACATGATGTTAATGACTCCGACCATTACATAGCATTAAAGAAGTTAGCCAGCAAGTTGGATGACCAATTCGACACTGGTCACAATCGAGTTTATTACATGGCAATCGCACCAAGATTCTTTGGAACAGTTGCAGAGCATATTAATTCCGAAGGCTTGAAGACTGACGGCTATAATCGACTCGTTATCGAAAAACCTTTTGGCCGTTCATACGACAGTGCGCTTGAATTGAATAATTCATTAACAAAGACATTCTCAGAATCAGAAATTTATCGTATGGATCACTACTTAGGTAAATATATGGTTCAACAACTTACTCAAATTAGATTGAAGAACAAACAATTTGAGAAGTCTCTGAACAAAAAATATATTTCAAATATCCAGGTAACACTTTCCGAATCACTTGGTGTTGAAGACCGTGGTGGTTATTACGAAACAGCCGGCGTATTACGTGATATGGTTCAAAATCACATCATGCAAATTATCGGTGCTGTAGCAATGGATGAACCAGCAAAATTGGATTCAGAGTCAATCCACGAAGTTAAACGTGACGTTTTTGACAGTCTTCAAGACTTAACACCTGAGGAAGTTGATCAAAACTTTGTTCGTGGACAATACGATGAAGACATCACTGGTTCAAAAAAAGCTTATCGTGATGAGGATAATGTCGATCCTAAATCAAATATTGAGACATTTGTTGCTGGTAAAATTTTATTGGACAGTGAACGTTGGGAGAATGTTCCTTTCTATGTTCGTTCAGGTAAGAGAATGCCAGCTAAATCCTCTCGAATAGATATTGTCTACAATGACAGTGCGACTGAATTAGGATTGAATCCTAACACAACAGTGACATTTCTTATCGAACCAGAAAATGGTAGTTCAATTTTAGTTAATGGAATCGATTATCAAGAATCAAATCAATCCCTCATTAAGTTTCCAGAGAAGCCTAATTATTTCGATCATGAACGTGAAGCGTATGAAAGCCTTATGATTGATATTTTGGATGGCAACAAGATTCACTTTACACTTTGGGACGAGTTACAAAATGCTTGGAAATATGTTGATGTTATCCGCAATCAATGGGACAATGAAACTCCAGATTTTCCAAATTATATGAGTAATACTATGGGACCAGATGCAGCTTCTGAATTACTAGAAAGAGATGGTAATTCCTGGACCTGGGACGACTAA
- the dinB gene encoding DNA polymerase IV, giving the protein MIGFLKIPIIVEENRKIIHVDMDAFFASVEEREHPQYKKKCLIVAPDPRKNNHHGVVTTANYNARKYGAHSAMPAQQAIELIPKEKLVIVPPHFDLYKSTSEYIHNIFGEVTDTYQSVALDEAYLDVTKNKLNESNIIKVANYIQQRIVKETHLTCSVGISYNKFLAKMASDYRKPFGRTIILGAYAEDFLKPIPIEKFNGIGKTTQKRLHNMDIYTGQDLQNLEQDTFIDTFGKMGYVMYKRVHGIDDSPVESQRVRKSVGRERTYNRNIVYSADVLQELKKLAKMVSTDLSKQRQHGKTVVLKLRDSDFETVTKRMTFQDYVQNEDQIYQIASDIYTKLNIKDKKIRLLGITVTNLDPLSYEEVRLNLFSNEDKYE; this is encoded by the coding sequence ATCATCGGATTTTTAAAAATTCCAATCATAGTTGAAGAAAACCGAAAAATCATCCATGTTGATATGGATGCTTTTTTTGCGTCTGTAGAAGAACGTGAACACCCGCAATATAAGAAAAAATGTTTGATAGTTGCACCTGATCCTCGTAAAAATAATCATCATGGTGTGGTCACCACAGCAAATTACAATGCTAGAAAATATGGTGCTCATTCTGCCATGCCAGCTCAACAAGCAATTGAATTAATTCCAAAAGAGAAATTAGTCATTGTTCCACCACATTTTGACTTGTACAAAAGTACTTCAGAATACATTCATAATATTTTTGGAGAGGTCACTGATACATATCAATCGGTTGCTTTGGATGAAGCGTATCTCGATGTCACAAAAAATAAACTTAATGAATCAAATATCATTAAAGTTGCAAATTATATTCAGCAAAGAATTGTCAAAGAAACTCATCTGACTTGTTCAGTGGGGATTTCGTATAACAAGTTTTTGGCGAAAATGGCATCTGATTATCGCAAGCCATTTGGTCGAACAATTATTTTAGGTGCATATGCTGAAGATTTTCTAAAACCAATTCCAATTGAAAAATTTAATGGGATAGGTAAGACCACTCAAAAGCGCCTTCATAACATGGATATTTATACCGGCCAAGATTTACAAAACTTGGAGCAGGATACTTTTATCGACACGTTTGGTAAAATGGGATATGTAATGTATAAAAGAGTGCATGGAATTGACGATTCTCCGGTTGAGAGCCAACGTGTCAGAAAATCGGTCGGCCGTGAACGAACTTATAATCGTAATATAGTGTATAGTGCAGATGTTCTGCAGGAACTAAAAAAATTAGCAAAAATGGTTAGTACTGATTTATCTAAACAACGCCAACACGGAAAAACAGTTGTCTTGAAACTCCGAGATTCAGATTTTGAAACAGTCACCAAGCGAATGACATTTCAGGATTACGTTCAAAATGAAGATCAGATTTACCAAATTGCTAGTGATATTTACACCAAGCTAAACATTAAAGATAAGAAGATTCGCTTGCTCGGAATTACCGTAACAAATCTTGATCCATTATCATATGAAGAGGTCAGATTAAATCTATTTTCAAATGAGGATAAATATGAATAA
- the yajC gene encoding preprotein translocase subunit YajC yields MNILTLGAAANPIGSYGMLIFIVILFVGMYFISIRPQKKQQQKRQDMLKQMDKGDKVVTLGGIKGTVESIDREAKEVVVDCDGIYLTFDLNFIRSASPADNVKDATNKNAKKVEASDDKADEKPAEEPKEETKAEEKPAEEAKSDDTKSDDAEK; encoded by the coding sequence TTGAATATATTAACACTAGGCGCTGCTGCTAATCCAATTGGAAGCTATGGAATGCTTATCTTCATCGTAATTTTATTTGTCGGTATGTACTTCATTTCAATTCGTCCACAAAAGAAGCAACAACAAAAACGTCAAGATATGCTTAAACAAATGGACAAGGGTGACAAAGTTGTTACTCTTGGTGGTATCAAAGGTACTGTTGAATCAATCGACCGTGAGGCTAAAGAAGTTGTAGTTGATTGTGATGGTATTTACTTAACATTTGATCTTAACTTTATTCGTTCAGCTAGTCCTGCAGATAACGTTAAAGATGCAACAAACAAAAATGCTAAAAAGGTTGAAGCATCAGATGACAAAGCTGATGAAAAACCAGCTGAAGAACCAAAAGAAGAAACTAAAGCAGAAGAAAAACCTGCTGAAGAAGCTAAATCAGACGATACAAAGTCAGACGACGCTGAAAAATAA
- a CDS encoding DHH family phosphoesterase: MNKFSEIIETIKQYDKIIVLRHTNPDPDALGSQKGLANAIEEAFPNKKVLIGGNNTEGLKWLSTMDKLSDADFNGALVIVTDTANTERIDDERFNSGDFLIKIDHHPNDDPYGDQLFVNTDASSSSEIIADIIASSDELKLTKTVAYYLYAGIVGDTGRFLYPATTQHTMNVAGEFIALGIDAAGINQHMNEVTLAQAKLQGKLFDRLKIDESGAAVAVIDDALMNELGITREQANSVVSAPGHLKEVHSWLEATEKEDGTFRMHLRSQGPVINELAKEHNGGGHPLASGADAKDLEEVNQMFNELIEIVNNFYKKGE, translated from the coding sequence ATGAATAAATTTTCTGAAATTATTGAAACAATTAAACAGTATGACAAAATTATTGTTCTGCGTCATACAAATCCAGATCCTGATGCATTAGGTTCTCAAAAGGGATTGGCAAATGCTATTGAAGAGGCATTTCCAAACAAGAAAGTCTTAATTGGTGGGAATAATACTGAGGGACTTAAATGGCTTTCGACAATGGACAAGCTAAGTGATGCCGACTTCAACGGTGCGTTAGTAATTGTCACTGACACTGCCAATACCGAACGAATTGACGATGAAAGATTTAATAGTGGAGATTTCTTGATTAAAATTGATCACCATCCAAATGATGATCCTTATGGAGATCAACTTTTTGTAAATACCGATGCTAGTTCATCCTCTGAAATTATTGCCGATATAATTGCTAGTTCTGATGAATTAAAATTAACTAAGACTGTTGCTTATTATTTATATGCTGGTATAGTTGGTGACACTGGTCGTTTCCTTTACCCAGCCACAACGCAACATACAATGAATGTTGCTGGTGAATTTATTGCACTTGGAATTGATGCTGCTGGCATTAATCAACATATGAACGAAGTTACTTTGGCACAAGCTAAACTCCAAGGTAAATTGTTTGATCGTTTGAAAATTGATGAATCTGGTGCTGCTGTTGCCGTGATTGATGATGCTTTGATGAATGAATTGGGCATTACACGCGAACAGGCAAACTCTGTTGTATCTGCTCCAGGACATCTAAAAGAGGTTCATTCATGGCTTGAAGCTACTGAAAAAGAAGACGGAACATTTAGAATGCATTTGCGTTCTCAAGGTCCTGTTATCAATGAACTTGCAAAGGAACACAATGGTGGTGGACATCCCCTAGCCAGTGGTGCGGACGCTAAGGACTTAGAAGAAGTAAATCAAATGTTCAACGAATTAATCGAGATAGTAAATAATTTTTACAAGAAAGGTGAATAG